A window of Tursiops truncatus isolate mTurTru1 chromosome 8, mTurTru1.mat.Y, whole genome shotgun sequence contains these coding sequences:
- the KCNJ1 gene encoding ATP-sensitive inward rectifier potassium channel 1, producing the protein MFKHLQKWFVTHFLGRSAQRARLVSKDGRCNIEFGNVEAQSRLIFFVDIWTTVLDLKWRYKMTIFITAFLGSWFFFGLLWYAVAYIHKDLPEFHPSANHTPCVEHINGLTSAFLFSLETQVTIGYGFRCVTEQCGTAIFLLIFQSILGVIINSFMCGAILAKISRPKQRAKTVTFSKHAVISKRGGKLCLLIRVANLRKSLLIGSHIYGKLLKTTITPEGETIILDQININFVVDAGNENLFFISPLTIYHVIDHTSPFFHMAAETLPQQDFELVVFLDGTVESTSATCQVRTSYVPEEVLWGYRFAPMVSKTKEGKYRVDFHNFSKTVEVETPHCAMCLYNEKDAQARMKRGYDNPNFILSEVSETDDTKM; encoded by the coding sequence ATGTTCAAACATCTTCAGAAATGGTTTGTCACTCACTTTCTTGGGCGTTCTGCGCAAAGAGCAAGGCTGGTCTCCAAAGACGGAAGGTGCAACATCGAATTTGGCAACGTAGAGGCACAGTCGAGGCTGATATTCTTTGTGGACATCTGGACGACGGTGCTGGACCTCAAGTGGAGATACAAAATGACCATCTTCATCACAGCCTTCTTGGGGAGCTGGTTCTTCTTTGGCCTCCTGTGGTATGCGGTCGCCTACATCCACAAAGATCTCCCTGAGTTCCATCCTTCCGCCAACCACACCCCTTGCGTGGAGCACATCAATGGCCTGACCTcagcttttctgttttctctggaaaCGCAAGTGACCATTGGCTATGGATTCAGGTGTGTGACGGAACAGTGTGGCACTGCTATTTTCCTGCTTATCTTCCAGTCTATCCTTGGGGTCATCATCAATTCTTTCATGTGTGGTGCTATTTTAGCCAAGATCTCCCGGCCCAAGCAACGCGCCAAGACCGTCACTTTCAGCAAGCATGCGGTGATCAGTAAGCGGGGTGGGAAGCTCTGTCTCTTGATCCGAGTGGCTAACCTTCGGAAGAGTCTCCTTATTGGCAGTCACATATATGGCAAGCTTCTGAAGACCACCATCACGCCTGAAGGAGAGACCATCATTTTGGACCAGATCAATATCAACTTTGTGGTGGACGCAgggaatgaaaatttatttttcatctccccGCTGACAATTTACCATGTCATCGACCACACTAGCCCCTTCTTCCACATGGCAGCAGAAACCCTTCCCCAGCAGGACTTTGAATTAGTGGTGTTTTTAGACGGTACGGTGGAATCAACCAGCGCTACCTGCCAAGTCCGGACATCCTACGTCCCAGAAGAGGTGCTCTGGGGCTATCGTTTTGCTCCCATGGTGTCCAAGACCAAGGAAGGGAAATACCGAGTAGATTTCCATAACTTTAGCAAAACAGTGGAAGTGGAGACGCCGCACTGTGCCATGTGCCTGTATAATGAGAAAGATGCTCAAGCCAGGATGAAGAGAGGCTATGACAACCCCAACTTCATCTTGTCCGAAGTCAGCGAAACAGACGACACCAAGATGTAA